The following coding sequences lie in one Niabella agricola genomic window:
- a CDS encoding chorismate mutase codes for MMKKIICSVSMVFCLHADTVYAQDRSTTDTMRYYRGQIDTLDQQLIDLLGQRMKAARAIGSYKLEHKIGVVQSARYEEVLEAAIRRGKAWQLSEAFVRAFYNEVHKESIRQQEQLQSGKQQR; via the coding sequence ATGATGAAGAAAATAATTTGTAGCGTGAGTATGGTTTTCTGCCTTCATGCGGATACCGTTTACGCTCAGGACCGTTCGACTACGGATACGATGCGCTACTATCGCGGGCAGATCGATACACTGGACCAGCAGTTGATTGATTTGCTGGGACAGCGCATGAAAGCCGCCCGTGCCATCGGCAGCTATAAACTGGAGCACAAAATCGGGGTCGTTCAATCTGCACGCTATGAAGAGGTGCTGGAAGCCGCGATCCGCCGGGGTAAGGCCTGGCAGCTTTCAGAAGCATTCGTGCGCGCGTTTTACAACGAAGTGCATAAGGAAAGTATCCGTCAGCAGGAACAGTTGCAGTCCGGAAAGCAACAACGGTAA
- a CDS encoding ATP-binding protein, with protein MSLKYLILMLALWWSITAQAQYYLYTPQYIDSLQRILTQPVSDSIKARVNFQLATYWISKDTLKARTCIARGRSLAASSPFLIQVANATEAYYLFYTGATEQSETLYKKVEAGLAASPVKEALIIRSTAWSSRAVMRQKADDDKGYIQLMLSKAIPLAEQANDSASLATHYVGVGVAFMNLDQNEKAEAYFDKAIPILLRLKSESRLIAAYKRSGENYILLKKWDKARETLNAFKQILFKYPESDQYAGYYMIEGLYLKGQKQYKEAVHSFDKAIEKASGPNKAYFIDELNFYKLDCLLEAGEFKKALSVLNILSTDPRNMEMDQNRLEVYRKSAMVYAGLNDYPAAYRYQALYSALSDSLHESRFRNDINDMEARYKTAESEKQVASLKAANAQAALQASKNRLFNFLLAGACLLLLAFAIFYYLYYKSHKKLLEQEAVNHRQQIRELAQQQQLTITRSILEGEERERERLARDLHDGLGGLLSGVKINFSSWAKQHLGPAADPPFFKILGQLDHSVEELRRVARNLMPQSLIEFGLETALKDLCGFYMKDGLKIDFQSFNIQPGIDRLKQVHIYRIIQELLSNTVKHARANYVLLQCSQNGDRFFITIEDDGTGFEPGSLSEKKGSGIHNIKNRVNYLDGQLDIRSEPGNGTVVSIELNLA; from the coding sequence ATGTCATTAAAATATTTGATACTGATGTTGGCGCTGTGGTGGAGCATCACCGCGCAGGCACAATATTATCTTTATACGCCGCAGTATATCGACAGTCTTCAACGGATATTGACGCAACCCGTTAGTGACAGTATTAAAGCACGGGTCAATTTTCAGCTGGCCACCTACTGGATTTCCAAGGACACCCTTAAAGCCAGGACCTGTATCGCCCGGGGCAGGTCACTGGCAGCCTCCAGCCCCTTTCTCATCCAGGTAGCCAATGCCACAGAAGCCTACTACCTGTTTTATACCGGGGCCACTGAACAAAGCGAAACCCTCTATAAAAAAGTAGAGGCGGGATTGGCTGCTTCCCCCGTAAAAGAGGCGCTTATCATCCGCTCCACTGCCTGGAGTAGCCGGGCGGTCATGCGGCAAAAAGCCGATGATGATAAAGGCTATATCCAGCTGATGCTTTCAAAAGCCATTCCCCTGGCGGAACAGGCCAACGATTCCGCATCCCTGGCTACGCATTATGTGGGAGTCGGCGTAGCCTTTATGAACCTCGATCAAAATGAAAAGGCAGAGGCCTATTTTGACAAGGCCATCCCTATATTGCTCCGTCTTAAATCAGAGAGCCGCCTGATCGCTGCTTATAAACGTTCCGGTGAAAATTACATCCTGCTAAAAAAATGGGATAAAGCCCGTGAAACTTTAAACGCCTTTAAACAAATTCTTTTCAAATATCCCGAATCCGATCAGTATGCCGGTTATTATATGATTGAAGGACTCTACCTGAAGGGACAAAAACAATATAAAGAAGCGGTACACAGCTTTGATAAGGCGATTGAAAAAGCCAGCGGCCCCAATAAGGCGTATTTCATCGACGAATTGAATTTTTACAAACTCGACTGTCTGTTAGAAGCCGGGGAATTTAAAAAAGCGCTTTCCGTGTTAAATATCCTTTCAACCGATCCGCGGAATATGGAAATGGATCAGAACCGGCTGGAGGTATACCGGAAGTCTGCGATGGTTTATGCCGGTCTTAACGATTACCCGGCGGCCTACCGCTATCAGGCCTTATACAGTGCCCTGAGCGACAGCCTGCACGAAAGCCGGTTCCGGAATGACATCAACGATATGGAAGCCCGTTATAAAACGGCAGAATCAGAAAAACAGGTGGCTTCCTTAAAAGCGGCCAATGCCCAGGCAGCATTGCAGGCCAGCAAGAACCGGTTATTCAATTTTTTACTGGCCGGCGCCTGCCTCCTGTTGCTGGCCTTTGCCATCTTCTATTATCTTTATTACAAAAGTCATAAAAAATTACTGGAGCAGGAAGCGGTCAATCACCGGCAGCAAATAAGAGAGCTGGCGCAGCAACAGCAACTCACCATTACCCGTTCCATCCTCGAAGGAGAAGAGCGGGAACGGGAACGCCTGGCAAGGGACCTGCATGACGGCCTGGGCGGACTACTTTCGGGTGTAAAAATAAATTTTTCATCCTGGGCCAAGCAGCACCTTGGCCCGGCCGCCGATCCGCCCTTTTTTAAAATCCTGGGTCAGCTCGATCATTCTGTAGAAGAGCTCCGGCGGGTAGCCCGCAACCTGATGCCGCAGTCACTGATCGAATTCGGACTGGAAACCGCGCTGAAGGACCTCTGCGGATTTTATATGAAGGATGGACTGAAGATCGACTTTCAATCATTCAATATCCAACCTGGCATCGACCGGCTAAAGCAGGTACATATTTACCGCATCATACAGGAGCTGTTGTCCAACACCGTTAAACATGCCAGGGCCAATTATGTGCTGCTGCAATGCAGCCAGAACGGTGACCGGTTCTTTATCACCATAGAGGATGACGGAACTGGTTTTGAGCCTGGGAGCTTATCCGAAAAAAAAGGATCAGGCATCCACAATATAAAAAACCGGGTGAACTACCTGGACGGGCAATTGGATATCCGTTCCGAACCCGGCAATGGAACTGTTGTCAGCATTGAACTGAACCTGGCATAG
- a CDS encoding choice-of-anchor I family protein, producing the protein MRHQIPLLLGVLLGMAGCNRNHNDIVPETIIHENPATFTAVGQIDIGDKGAAEISAYDPVTKRLFIVNNSAGVVNENAANLIDVVDISNPAAPSKIHSISLEPYGGAVNSLSVSAGNVAAAIQATVKTDPGKVVVFNTLDYKEIKSVVVGALPDMITYTPDGRYILTANEGEPTTADYAVDPEGSISVIAVKENYAVTTLNFAAFADKRPALEAGGFRIFGKSNDFVKDIEPEYITVSPDSKTAWITLQENNGIAKMDIASKTITDIFPLGFKDYNAAGNEIDGSDEDGKIELKNWPVKGVYMPDGIAVIETGGIPYLFTANEGDAREWGDFVEAVRIKDIKLDATVFPSAAALQAKTVLGRLNITKFLGDKDGDGDYDELYAFGARSFSVWNGLTGKQVYDSKNELDQKVIEAGSYDDKRSDDKSIEPEGIAIGKIGKTPVAFVGMERVDAVAVYDISNPQQPKFLQLLKVGDAPEGVMIIAAKDSPTKRSLLVVSSEDDGMIKLFSPAS; encoded by the coding sequence ATGAGGCATCAGATTCCACTGCTTTTGGGAGTACTGCTGGGTATGGCCGGCTGTAACCGTAATCACAACGACATTGTTCCTGAGACAATCATTCATGAGAACCCCGCTACATTTACAGCGGTGGGGCAAATTGATATCGGCGACAAGGGGGCTGCAGAGATTTCGGCTTATGATCCCGTAACAAAGCGCCTGTTTATAGTCAATAACAGCGCCGGGGTGGTGAATGAGAATGCTGCAAACCTGATCGATGTAGTGGATATCAGTAACCCGGCAGCGCCCAGTAAAATTCATTCGATCAGCCTGGAACCGTATGGAGGGGCAGTAAACAGCCTCAGCGTTTCCGCCGGAAATGTAGCTGCTGCTATACAGGCAACCGTAAAAACCGATCCTGGGAAAGTAGTGGTGTTCAATACCCTGGACTATAAAGAAATAAAATCGGTTGTAGTGGGTGCTTTACCGGATATGATCACGTATACACCGGACGGTCGGTACATTCTTACAGCGAATGAAGGAGAACCCACCACAGCGGACTATGCGGTGGACCCGGAGGGCAGTATCTCTGTTATTGCCGTTAAAGAGAACTACGCTGTAACCACGTTGAATTTTGCTGCATTTGCCGACAAACGGCCAGCTTTGGAAGCTGGCGGATTCCGGATTTTTGGCAAGAGCAATGATTTTGTAAAGGATATTGAGCCGGAATATATCACAGTGTCCCCTGATTCCAAAACGGCATGGATCACCTTGCAGGAAAACAACGGCATTGCGAAAATGGATATTGCTTCCAAAACTATTACCGATATTTTCCCGCTGGGCTTTAAAGATTATAATGCGGCTGGTAATGAAATTGACGGGAGCGATGAAGATGGAAAAATAGAACTGAAGAACTGGCCGGTAAAAGGAGTGTACATGCCGGATGGCATTGCCGTGATAGAAACAGGCGGTATTCCCTATTTATTTACGGCCAATGAAGGTGATGCCCGGGAGTGGGGCGATTTTGTGGAGGCTGTGAGAATAAAAGATATAAAGCTGGATGCAACGGTTTTCCCCAGTGCTGCTGCACTTCAGGCAAAAACGGTATTGGGCCGCCTGAACATTACAAAATTCCTGGGTGATAAGGACGGTGATGGCGATTATGATGAGCTGTATGCTTTTGGTGCGCGTTCCTTCAGTGTGTGGAACGGCCTTACGGGCAAACAGGTTTACGATAGTAAAAATGAATTGGATCAGAAAGTGATCGAGGCGGGGAGCTATGATGATAAACGGAGTGATGATAAGTCCATAGAACCGGAAGGAATAGCCATCGGAAAAATAGGCAAAACACCGGTGGCCTTTGTGGGCATGGAGCGCGTGGATGCTGTGGCCGTTTACGATATCAGTAACCCGCAACAACCGAAATTCCTGCAGCTGCTAAAAGTGGGCGATGCTCCTGAAGGAGTTATGATCATCGCGGCCAAAGACAGCCCTACAAAACGATCATTGCTGGTGGTGAGCAGCGAAGACGATGGGATGATCAAATTGTTCAGTCCCGCCAGTTGA
- a CDS encoding VOC family protein: MHIDHIAIWTDDLEQLCHFYTTYFNAVSSERYHNPKKHFFSYFLSFDTGCRIELMQMPEISNAGMQRGYTKGIAHFAISLGGKAQVDALTERLRADGFTIAGEPRTTGDGYYESVVLDPEGNVVELVA, translated from the coding sequence ATGCATATCGACCACATCGCCATCTGGACCGACGACCTGGAACAGCTGTGCCATTTTTACACTACCTATTTCAATGCCGTTAGCAGTGAGCGGTATCATAACCCCAAAAAGCATTTCTTTTCTTATTTTTTGTCCTTTGACACGGGCTGTCGTATCGAGCTCATGCAGATGCCGGAGATCAGCAATGCCGGGATGCAACGGGGCTATACGAAGGGGATTGCGCATTTTGCTATTTCCCTGGGGGGAAAAGCGCAGGTGGATGCACTGACGGAACGGTTACGGGCCGATGGCTTTACGATTGCAGGGGAACCCCGAACCACTGGTGATGGTTATTACGAAAGCGTGGTGCTGGATCCAGAAGGGAATGTAGTGGAGCTGGTGGCTTAG
- a CDS encoding formylglycine-generating enzyme family protein, with protein sequence MKTTGLLFLLLYCTRVYSQEQSFIKIPGGTYEIGLKGSVENPLRRVTVNAFSIAATELTNAEFERFVLATGYQTEAERFKDALVFEPGLEEFRWLDDSTAYWRYPNGIARGGITRKMNHPVTGISFTDALAYCKWAEVRLPTLEEWEIAARAGSPTKYFKGVTAENISRYANIWLGHDHLQADSTDGFMYTAPVASFKPNPLGLYDVFGNVFEFCSGSLPRDKGRRVAHARGGSWWCSKHACNFFNAVDIGSVNPHASFSNLGFRIVKDAGGM encoded by the coding sequence ATGAAAACAACGGGGCTCCTGTTCCTGCTGCTTTATTGTACCCGTGTATACTCCCAGGAACAGTCTTTTATAAAAATACCGGGGGGCACTTATGAAATCGGCCTCAAAGGAAGTGTTGAAAATCCTTTGCGCAGGGTTACTGTCAACGCATTTTCCATCGCGGCCACGGAGCTGACGAATGCCGAATTTGAACGGTTTGTTTTAGCCACCGGTTATCAAACCGAGGCCGAACGTTTTAAAGATGCCCTGGTATTTGAGCCGGGCCTGGAAGAATTCCGGTGGCTGGACGACAGCACCGCATACTGGCGTTATCCCAACGGGATCGCCAGGGGCGGTATTACCCGCAAGATGAACCACCCGGTTACGGGCATCAGTTTTACCGATGCGCTGGCCTATTGCAAATGGGCCGAAGTACGGTTACCTACGCTGGAAGAATGGGAGATCGCGGCCCGTGCCGGGTCCCCGACAAAATATTTTAAGGGTGTTACCGCGGAAAATATCAGCCGTTATGCCAATATCTGGCTAGGCCACGATCACCTGCAGGCAGATAGCACCGATGGCTTTATGTATACAGCTCCTGTAGCCAGTTTCAAACCCAACCCGCTGGGGCTTTATGATGTATTTGGAAATGTGTTTGAATTTTGCAGCGGATCCTTACCAAGAGACAAAGGCCGCCGCGTGGCGCACGCCCGGGGCGGCTCCTGGTGGTGCAGTAAGCATGCCTGTAACTTTTTTAATGCAGTGGATATCGGATCGGTTAATCCGCATGCTTCTTTCAGTAACCTGGGATTCCGGATAGTGAAAGATGCGGGGGGAATGTAA